AAATACATATGCAATGGCTTCTATTTCAATTAGTGCACCTCTTATTGGAAGTCCCGCAACTATAACAGTAGACCTTGCAGGATAGGGCTTTTTAAAATTCTTGAAATAATTTTCATACGCGTCGTTTACTATTTTAAGTTTTTCTTCAATATTCTCTGAACTTACTAAAAATATCGTAACCTTTACTATATTATCCATGGTTAAATTTTTTTCTTTTAGTATTTTCTCTATGTTTTCGAGCGCTTGTTCTGTTTGCTCTTTTAATCCTCCTACTGGTTTTCCATTTGCATCTACACCAAACTGACCACTTATATATATTACATCACATAGCCTTATTGCAGGACTATATGGACCACCACCATATATATTTTGGGGTTTGATTTCCTCTTTCATAGCTCTGAAATTTTAAAGTTTAATATAGTATTTTTCTTAATTTACTTATCTTAAAGCTCTAAAAGCTTGCTTTTTTGACTTTCTACTATTTCCTTTGTCACTTCGTTTA
Above is a window of Candidatus Hydrothermales bacterium DNA encoding:
- a CDS encoding RidA family protein, producing MKEEIKPQNIYGGGPYSPAIRLCDVIYISGQFGVDANGKPVGGLKEQTEQALENIEKILKEKNLTMDNIVKVTIFLVSSENIEEKLKIVNDAYENYFKNFKKPYPARSTVIVAGLPIRGALIEIEAIAYVF